In the genome of Massilia sp. PAMC28688, one region contains:
- a CDS encoding RICIN domain-containing protein, giving the protein MRAATSIFAVILRPGAVRAGAALALAAGLSLPAPAAIAANCTADVIDGQLYTIASVESRKVLDIEAGSVQAGAPVQLWGNGGSPNQQFYVRSLGNGYWTIQGRQSAMLLDVAGQSLQEGGRIVQWPATGGSNQQWLLKKSTTGGYNVVARHSGKSLSVADSNSGSRVYQASDKASLLQRWFFNPVSGSCGGRPDGFAAQSGPDGLSTTTGGGSATPVTVGSCSALASALQSASPAVIQVAAGATIDCRTAARSQSACAISCPSYQDPGKTFYRVPVGTQTCKQLGSATDARHARTRNETTIKVASNKTLVGLSSGSRIIGASFNLGNARNVIIRNLAIEHVNPGLIEAGDGITLNQSSHVWIDHVRFSMISDGHVDIQNSKNVTLSWNRFDGLNPAVCGGKHHYTNAIADSQVTLHHNFWNKPSGRNPKLDGAATRVHLYNNYWLDVTYFAINANNGAQARIDGNFFANTVRPHWAEAGGMLDANLASNRYTGVSASDPYRHTGARALADVAMYAYRLDPVDKLPAQVGAGAGPR; this is encoded by the coding sequence ATGCGCGCTGCCACCTCGATTTTTGCTGTTATTCTCCGGCCCGGCGCCGTGCGCGCCGGTGCCGCCCTGGCCCTGGCAGCGGGGCTGTCGCTGCCCGCTCCGGCAGCCATCGCGGCCAATTGCACGGCTGACGTCATCGACGGCCAGCTTTACACCATCGCCAGCGTCGAGTCACGCAAGGTGCTCGACATTGAAGCCGGGTCCGTGCAGGCCGGCGCGCCGGTGCAGCTATGGGGAAATGGCGGGTCGCCCAACCAGCAGTTTTATGTCCGCAGCCTGGGCAATGGTTACTGGACGATTCAGGGCCGCCAGAGTGCCATGCTGCTTGACGTTGCCGGACAATCGCTGCAGGAAGGCGGCCGCATCGTCCAGTGGCCCGCCACGGGCGGCAGCAACCAGCAATGGCTGCTGAAGAAGTCGACCACAGGCGGCTATAACGTGGTGGCGCGCCACTCCGGCAAGTCGCTCAGCGTGGCCGACAGCAACAGCGGCTCGCGCGTGTACCAGGCCAGCGACAAGGCCAGCCTGCTGCAGCGCTGGTTCTTCAATCCGGTGTCGGGCAGCTGCGGTGGGCGGCCTGACGGCTTTGCGGCGCAGTCGGGGCCGGACGGCTTGAGCACCACCACCGGCGGCGGCAGCGCCACGCCGGTGACGGTGGGCAGCTGCAGCGCGCTGGCCAGTGCCCTGCAATCTGCTTCGCCGGCCGTGATCCAGGTGGCGGCCGGCGCCACCATCGACTGCCGTACGGCTGCGCGCAGCCAGAGTGCCTGCGCCATCAGCTGCCCCAGTTACCAGGACCCGGGCAAGACGTTTTACCGCGTTCCTGTGGGCACCCAGACCTGCAAGCAGCTGGGCAGTGCGACCGATGCGCGCCATGCCCGCACGCGCAATGAAACGACGATCAAGGTCGCATCCAACAAGACGCTGGTGGGTTTATCTAGCGGTTCGCGCATTATTGGCGCCTCCTTCAACCTGGGCAACGCGAGAAACGTGATCATCCGTAACCTGGCGATCGAGCACGTCAACCCCGGGCTGATCGAAGCCGGCGACGGCATCACACTCAATCAGTCGAGTCATGTCTGGATCGACCACGTGCGCTTCAGCATGATCAGCGATGGCCATGTCGATATTCAAAACAGCAAGAATGTCACGCTGAGCTGGAATCGTTTTGACGGGCTCAACCCGGCCGTGTGTGGTGGCAAGCACCACTACACGAATGCCATCGCCGACTCCCAGGTCACGCTGCACCATAATTTCTGGAACAAGCCTTCCGGGCGCAACCCCAAGCTCGACGGCGCTGCGACCCGTGTGCATCTTTACAACAATTACTGGCTCGATGTCACGTATTTCGCCATCAATGCGAATAACGGCGCCCAGGCCCGGATCGACGGAAACTTTTTTGCCAATACGGTGCGGCCGCACTGGGCCGAAGCCGGCGGCATGCTCGATGCAAACCTGGCATCGAATCGGTATACCGGCGTATCGGCAAGCGACCCGTACAGGCACACGGGCGCGCGCGCCCTGGCCGATGTGGCCATGTATGCCTACCGGCTCGACCCGGTGGACAAGCTGCCGGCCCAGGTAGGAGCGGGTGCCGGGCCACGCTGA
- a CDS encoding TerB family tellurite resistance protein gives MRSYTVDSPEAAGRLLALTMVSDGNLAPSEVAALQHSRILHHVALDDQQFQHLLQELCQDMLATTSRHGVINLEPELIDRLLLEIGDPILRSRLLRAMWDIADADGWLADAEAILLSRASVVWGMDTHFAATAGRSTIV, from the coding sequence ATGCGTTCGTACACTGTCGACAGCCCGGAAGCTGCCGGCCGCCTGCTTGCCCTGACCATGGTTTCGGACGGCAACCTGGCCCCGAGCGAAGTGGCGGCCCTGCAGCACTCCCGCATCCTGCACCATGTCGCACTCGACGACCAGCAGTTCCAGCACTTGCTGCAGGAGCTGTGCCAGGACATGCTGGCCACCACCTCGCGCCATGGGGTGATCAACCTGGAACCGGAACTGATTGACCGGCTGTTGCTGGAAATTGGCGATCCGATCTTGCGCAGCCGCTTGCTGCGGGCCATGTGGGACATTGCCGACGCCGATGGCTGGCTGGCCGATGCAGAAGCAATACTGCTCAGCCGGGCCAGCGTGGTGTGGGGCATGGATACCCACTTTGCCGCCACGGCGGGGCGCAGCACCATCGTTTGA
- a CDS encoding TerC family protein, with amino-acid sequence MNGLETIASGPMWAGFIAFVLLMLALDLFVFGGNKAHKVSVKEAGIWSLVWVSLALLFNGGLWWYLNGTVGPEIADQKALEFFSGYLIEKTLSVDNVFVFLLIFTAFQVPQQYQRRVLIYGVLGAIIMRAIMIGAGAWVVSEFSWVLYIFGAFLLFTGMRMLVAADEEPDVANNPVLKFARRHLRVAEGEHGEKFFVTKNGLRYVTPLFLVLLLIEVTDLVFAVDSIPAIFAITTDPFIVFTSNLFAILGLRALYFLLVDVADRFHLLKYGLAMVLTFIGAKMLIMPWYHVPVQASLTVVAVLITASCVASLFVTRNKGK; translated from the coding sequence ATGAATGGTTTGGAAACGATTGCAAGCGGCCCCATGTGGGCAGGCTTTATCGCCTTTGTGCTGCTGATGCTGGCGCTCGACTTGTTTGTCTTCGGCGGCAACAAGGCCCACAAGGTCAGCGTCAAGGAGGCAGGCATCTGGTCGCTCGTGTGGGTCAGCCTGGCACTGCTGTTTAATGGTGGCTTGTGGTGGTACTTGAACGGCACCGTCGGTCCCGAGATTGCAGACCAGAAGGCGCTGGAATTTTTCTCCGGCTACCTGATTGAAAAGACGCTGTCGGTTGACAACGTGTTTGTCTTCCTGCTCATCTTTACCGCATTCCAGGTGCCGCAGCAATACCAGAGGAGGGTGCTGATCTACGGCGTGCTCGGTGCCATCATCATGCGCGCCATCATGATCGGTGCCGGTGCCTGGGTCGTCAGCGAATTTAGCTGGGTGCTGTACATCTTTGGCGCATTCCTGCTCTTTACCGGCATGCGCATGCTGGTGGCGGCCGATGAAGAACCGGATGTGGCCAACAATCCTGTGCTCAAGTTTGCACGGCGTCACCTGCGGGTGGCGGAGGGTGAGCACGGCGAAAAGTTTTTTGTCACGAAGAATGGCCTGCGTTACGTGACACCCCTGTTCCTGGTGCTGCTGCTGATCGAGGTAACCGACCTGGTGTTCGCGGTCGATTCGATCCCGGCGATTTTCGCGATCACGACCGATCCGTTCATCGTCTTCACCTCGAACCTGTTCGCCATCCTGGGCTTGCGGGCGCTGTACTTCCTGCTGGTGGATGTGGCTGACCGCTTCCATCTGCTCAAGTATGGCCTGGCAATGGTGCTCACCTTCATCGGCGCCAAGATGCTGATCATGCCCTGGTATCACGTGCCGGTGCAGGCTTCGCTGACCGTGGTGGCGGTGCTGATTACGGCAAGCTGCGTGGCCAGTCTGTTCGTTACCCGTAACAAGGGCAAGTAA
- a CDS encoding HPF/RaiA family ribosome-associated protein, whose product MRLTIQANGFVLTEALRAYTEQRLSMALGWAGEHMHKLAVSLSDINGPRGGIDKRCKIQVQLGGGAEVVIEDTEADLYVAIDRAASRADRAVVRRVERRRVFSHTRAAGTAAGPDADLTGHRAKPDRSTMEHG is encoded by the coding sequence ATGCGTCTCACCATTCAGGCTAACGGATTCGTACTGACTGAAGCATTGCGCGCCTACACCGAACAGCGGCTGAGCATGGCCCTGGGGTGGGCAGGCGAGCACATGCACAAGCTGGCGGTGTCACTGTCCGACATCAATGGCCCCCGCGGCGGCATCGACAAACGCTGCAAGATCCAGGTCCAGCTCGGTGGCGGTGCAGAGGTCGTCATCGAAGACACGGAAGCGGATTTGTACGTTGCCATCGACCGCGCTGCCTCCCGGGCAGACCGCGCCGTGGTGCGGCGGGTGGAAAGGCGGCGCGTCTTCAGCCATACCCGCGCGGCGGGCACTGCTGCGGGGCCTGACGCGGACCTTACCGGACATCGTGCCAAGCCGGACCGCAGTACCATGGAACATGGCTGA
- the nhaR gene encoding transcriptional activator NhaR — MSTLNFKHLRYFWMVAKTGSIAKAATQLHLTPQSISGQLSEFADTLGVELFRRVGRNLELTDTGRRILSYAEDIFSTGDELLEVVRDSSLKTTITYRVGCADSVSKLIACRLVEPALRLDEPVKLVCREGRLASLVADLAVHRLDLIIADRPMPSHLSVRGYNHLLGESGMTVFATAGLAETLAPGFPQCLNGAPMLLPGEDFAIHQRVLQWLEKHQVYPKVVGEFDDSAMMKAFGQSGAGVFFAPTVIAAQVCDQYRVVALGQVASLVEQVYAITTERRLSHPATVAISKMARDRLFV, encoded by the coding sequence TTGTCCACCCTCAATTTCAAGCACCTGCGCTACTTCTGGATGGTGGCCAAGACCGGCAGCATCGCCAAGGCGGCCACCCAGCTGCACTTGACACCCCAATCCATCTCTGGCCAGCTGAGCGAATTCGCCGATACACTGGGGGTGGAGTTGTTCCGGCGCGTGGGACGCAACCTGGAATTGACGGACACGGGCAGACGCATCCTCAGTTATGCCGAAGATATTTTCAGTACCGGTGACGAATTGCTGGAGGTCGTGCGTGACAGCAGCCTGAAGACGACCATCACCTACCGCGTGGGCTGCGCCGACTCGGTCTCGAAACTGATTGCCTGCCGCCTTGTGGAGCCGGCACTGCGGCTCGATGAACCTGTCAAGCTGGTCTGCCGTGAAGGCCGCCTCGCCAGCCTGGTGGCCGATCTGGCCGTGCACCGGCTCGACCTCATCATTGCAGACCGGCCCATGCCCAGCCACCTGAGTGTGCGCGGCTACAACCACTTGCTGGGCGAAAGCGGCATGACGGTGTTTGCCACGGCCGGCCTGGCCGAAACGCTGGCGCCCGGTTTTCCCCAGTGCCTGAATGGGGCGCCGATGCTGCTGCCCGGCGAAGACTTCGCCATCCACCAGCGCGTGCTCCAGTGGCTGGAGAAGCACCAGGTCTACCCGAAGGTGGTGGGCGAATTTGATGACAGCGCCATGATGAAAGCGTTTGGCCAGTCCGGCGCCGGCGTATTCTTTGCCCCCACCGTGATCGCCGCCCAGGTATGCGACCAATACCGCGTGGTGGCTCTGGGACAGGTGGCCTCGCTGGTGGAACAGGTTTATGCGATTACCACGGAAAGGCGCCTCAGCCACCCGGCCACGGTCGCCATCAGCAAGATGGCGCGCGACCGGCTGTTTGTCTGA
- a CDS encoding sodium-dependent bicarbonate transport family permease, whose protein sequence is MPDIVIAFFALGLGAGLLKSDLKVPDPVYQTLSILLMLILGLKGGQALHGKFALPMLSTLLPIMALGILIPVLCYPVLRKLVRLNVDDATSMAAHYGSVSAGTFAVVLTMVEKSGIPLTAETTLYLVILELPAIILMLWLHRKMTGTTSGHSVLHEALTSRGVMLLGGGVLIGYLYGPVGLAPLQPVLLDGFKTMLAVFLLEMGLCTAKVCFPLPLQHWRLMVFAAVSPFILAWIGIGAALALDLPEGSALVLAALTASASYIAAPAAVQASIPQANIGLAMLAALGITFPVNVLIGLPVFEHWVRLVY, encoded by the coding sequence ATGCCTGATATTGTTATCGCCTTTTTCGCCCTCGGCCTGGGCGCCGGCCTTCTCAAGTCTGACCTGAAGGTTCCCGATCCCGTCTATCAGACCCTGTCCATCTTGCTGATGCTCATTCTCGGCCTCAAGGGCGGGCAGGCGCTGCACGGCAAATTTGCACTGCCCATGCTGTCCACGCTGCTGCCCATCATGGCGCTGGGCATACTCATCCCCGTGCTGTGCTATCCGGTCTTGCGCAAGCTGGTGCGGCTCAATGTCGATGATGCCACCAGCATGGCCGCGCACTACGGCTCGGTCAGCGCCGGCACCTTTGCGGTGGTGCTGACCATGGTGGAAAAGTCGGGCATCCCGCTCACTGCCGAAACCACGCTGTATCTGGTGATCCTGGAGCTGCCCGCCATTATCCTGATGCTGTGGCTGCACCGAAAAATGACCGGCACCACGTCCGGACACAGCGTCCTGCATGAAGCCCTGACCAGCCGCGGCGTAATGCTGCTTGGCGGTGGCGTGCTGATCGGCTACCTGTATGGGCCGGTGGGACTGGCACCCTTGCAGCCGGTGCTGCTGGACGGCTTCAAGACCATGCTAGCCGTGTTTTTACTGGAAATGGGCCTGTGCACGGCCAAGGTATGCTTTCCCCTGCCACTGCAGCACTGGCGGCTGATGGTGTTCGCGGCCGTCTCGCCCTTTATCCTGGCGTGGATCGGCATTGGCGCCGCGCTGGCGCTCGACTTGCCGGAAGGCAGTGCCCTGGTGCTGGCGGCGCTGACGGCGTCGGCATCCTACATTGCGGCGCCGGCAGCGGTACAGGCATCGATCCCGCAGGCCAACATCGGCCTGGCCATGCTGGCGGCCCTTGGCATTACCTTTCCCGTCAATGTCCTGATCGGCTTGCCCGTGTTTGAACACTGGGTGCGCCTGGTGTACTGA
- a CDS encoding LysR family transcriptional regulator: MNIRHLSFRLLQVFMHVAGTGNISATARDMHLTQPTVSLQLKKLREAVGEPLFDNRNGTLALTDVGKELYLAAGDVLGRFDDFNLFLQRLHGGSAGHINIGIVTTAKYVLPRILGPFYKHFPDIGVTLSIGNRATILERFARQDDDLYVFSHPPSGSEVQATRIVKNPLQIIAPLDHWAAGRQRLSFADIKHERFLIREPGSATRMMFEAWLTARGMELGDTMQIESNEAIRLSTASGLGLALISAHTLQEGRDAVAILSVDGFPMESNWYLVSRRDRRLPHAAMQFIAFMAAHLAECVDPALVVPDIASLVKHYARAGRPDMANS, translated from the coding sequence ATGAACATCCGCCATCTGAGCTTTCGCCTGCTGCAGGTATTCATGCACGTCGCCGGCACGGGCAATATTTCTGCCACCGCCCGCGACATGCACCTGACCCAGCCCACTGTCTCCTTGCAGCTCAAGAAGCTGCGCGAGGCCGTGGGGGAACCCTTGTTCGACAACCGCAACGGGACACTGGCACTGACCGATGTGGGCAAAGAGCTGTACCTGGCGGCAGGCGACGTGCTGGGCCGCTTCGACGACTTCAATCTATTTCTGCAACGCTTGCACGGCGGCAGCGCTGGCCACATCAACATCGGCATCGTCACCACGGCCAAGTACGTGCTGCCCCGCATCCTGGGGCCCTTCTACAAGCATTTCCCCGACATTGGCGTGACCCTCAGCATTGGCAACCGGGCCACCATCCTTGAGCGATTTGCACGCCAGGACGACGACCTGTACGTGTTCAGCCACCCGCCCAGCGGCAGCGAAGTGCAGGCCACGCGCATCGTGAAAAATCCCCTGCAAATCATTGCGCCGCTCGATCACTGGGCTGCCGGCCGTCAGCGGCTATCGTTTGCCGACATCAAGCACGAACGCTTTCTCATTCGCGAGCCCGGCTCGGCCACCCGCATGATGTTCGAGGCCTGGCTCACGGCACGCGGCATGGAACTGGGTGACACCATGCAAATCGAAAGCAATGAAGCGATCCGGCTCAGCACCGCTTCCGGGCTGGGGCTGGCGCTCATTTCCGCCCACACCTTGCAGGAAGGCCGCGATGCGGTGGCCATCCTGTCTGTCGATGGTTTTCCCATGGAAAGCAACTGGTATCTCGTGAGCCGGCGCGACCGCCGCCTGCCCCATGCGGCCATGCAGTTCATTGCCTTCATGGCGGCCCATCTGGCCGAGTGCGTGGACCCGGCACTGGTGGTGCCCGACATCGCTTCCCTGGTCAAGCATTACGCGCGCGCCGGCCGGCCGGACATGGCAAATTCATGA
- a CDS encoding DUF305 domain-containing protein has protein sequence MDKQEHMNMGWGKFAAMIITSVVIMFFLMYQLVYAVDHAFFSVSRMVASLVMGCVMTVVMLAFMWSMYQGTRIKVTVVAVAAVAGVALLAANRSQVFIDDIKFMKAMIPHHSIAINNARKASISDPRVRELADGIIASQVKEIAEMELLIQDIESQGKRGTTVLAPRSTEMSAEMARQVRENVQ, from the coding sequence ATGGACAAGCAAGAGCATATGAATATGGGCTGGGGAAAATTCGCCGCCATGATCATCACGTCGGTCGTCATCATGTTCTTCCTGATGTATCAACTGGTGTACGCAGTCGATCATGCTTTCTTTTCGGTCAGCCGGATGGTGGCGTCCCTGGTCATGGGCTGCGTGATGACGGTGGTGATGCTTGCCTTTATGTGGTCCATGTATCAGGGCACGCGCATCAAAGTCACCGTCGTGGCGGTCGCAGCGGTTGCGGGCGTGGCATTGCTCGCTGCGAATCGAAGCCAGGTCTTCATTGATGACATCAAATTCATGAAGGCGATGATTCCCCACCATTCGATTGCCATTAATAACGCGCGCAAGGCAAGCATCAGCGACCCGCGCGTGCGCGAACTGGCCGACGGCATTATCGCCTCGCAGGTAAAGGAAATCGCTGAAATGGAATTGCTGATCCAGGATATCGAGAGCCAGGGGAAACGCGGCACCACCGTGCTGGCTCCCCGCTCCACCGAGATGTCAGCTGAAATGGCGCGCCAGGTCAGGGAGAATGTGCAATAG
- the dnaQ gene encoding DNA polymerase III subunit epsilon, whose amino-acid sequence MTNRQVVLDTETTGLNPRTGDRVIEVGCVELKNRMLTGNNFHRYINPERDSEEGALAVHGLTTEFLRDKPKFAEIAGELRDYVQGAELIIHNAPFDLGFLNHEFKLLGLPPFVDHCSGVIDTLVNAKELHPGKRNSLDALCDRYGVSNSHRKLHGALLDAELLADVYLSMTRGQNSLSMDVEEESAAGGGLLETVALAEIVILRASAEELADHESLLAGLDKAVKGSCVWRNYAQA is encoded by the coding sequence ATGACTAACAGACAAGTTGTCCTCGATACCGAAACCACCGGCTTGAATCCGCGCACGGGCGACCGCGTGATCGAGGTTGGCTGCGTGGAGCTGAAAAACCGCATGCTGACGGGGAATAACTTCCACCGTTATATCAATCCGGAGCGCGATTCGGAAGAGGGCGCGCTGGCCGTCCACGGCCTGACCACGGAATTCTTGCGCGACAAGCCCAAGTTTGCCGAGATCGCGGGCGAGCTGCGCGACTATGTGCAGGGCGCCGAACTGATCATCCATAACGCGCCGTTCGACCTGGGCTTTCTGAATCACGAATTCAAGCTGCTGGGCCTGCCACCATTTGTCGATCATTGCAGCGGCGTGATCGATACCCTGGTCAATGCCAAGGAACTGCACCCCGGTAAGCGCAATTCGCTTGACGCGCTGTGCGACCGCTATGGCGTGTCCAATTCGCACCGCAAGCTGCACGGCGCACTGCTCGACGCGGAGCTGCTGGCCGACGTCTACCTGTCGATGACGCGCGGGCAGAACAGCCTGTCGATGGATGTGGAAGAAGAAAGCGCGGCCGGCGGCGGGCTGCTGGAAACCGTGGCGCTGGCCGAGATTGTCATCTTGCGCGCCAGTGCCGAGGAGCTGGCCGATCACGAAAGCCTGCTGGCGGGCCTGGACAAGGCCGTCAAGGGCAGCTGCGTGTGGAGAAATTACGCACAGGCGTGA
- a CDS encoding TetR/AcrR family transcriptional regulator: MQLLNNRSITSECLPMARPRTFDEDVVIARAAEVFARLGYNACSVDDLVEATALQRGSLYKAFGSKRGLFEKVLDQFLVGEWHRDPAVLDLLITALRELAPADLPIATRCRDALNAYGEDAAELIGRRLLDNLPNQPFTQE, translated from the coding sequence ATGCAGTTATTGAATAACCGTTCCATAACCTCTGAATGTCTTCCCATGGCCAGACCAAGAACTTTCGATGAAGACGTTGTCATTGCCCGTGCGGCGGAGGTTTTCGCCCGTCTTGGCTACAACGCCTGCTCGGTCGACGACCTGGTAGAAGCAACCGCGCTGCAGCGAGGCAGCCTTTACAAGGCATTCGGTTCCAAACGCGGCCTGTTCGAAAAGGTGCTGGACCAGTTTTTGGTCGGCGAATGGCACCGCGATCCCGCCGTTCTCGACCTCCTGATCACGGCCCTGCGCGAACTGGCGCCAGCAGACCTGCCGATCGCCACCCGCTGCCGCGACGCCTTGAACGCCTATGGAGAGGACGCTGCTGAACTGATCGGCAGGCGTCTGCTCGATAACTTGCCCAATCAACCTTTCACCCAGGAGTAG
- a CDS encoding CPBP family intramembrane glutamic endopeptidase, which translates to MPIHLIELNEYMIKNVKLRLGVTMWLLAMVGVVAVASTVIPQLLARSPQQVPLWIAVTASIVQSGVLLILAVWAGVTFSRPLGLGAPVIEAALSRSGAWLVLRDQIFPAAIVGIASGGVLLVAQRMSPDELLAVGQTITIPLVSKVLYGGIVEEVLVRWGLMTTLIWLPWRLAQKKAGPPQARYVVGAIIFSAVLFGLGHLPAAAAFIAGDLTAPVVAFVIVGNSLPGVMFGYLYWRYGIEAAMVAHAVGHVVFFLATGA; encoded by the coding sequence ATGCCGATTCACCTCATCGAGCTAAATGAATATATGATAAAAAACGTTAAACTGCGCTTGGGCGTAACGATGTGGCTGCTTGCCATGGTTGGCGTGGTGGCAGTGGCGTCCACCGTAATTCCCCAGCTGCTCGCTAGGTCGCCGCAGCAAGTTCCGCTTTGGATCGCCGTTACCGCCAGCATCGTGCAAAGTGGCGTCCTGCTGATCCTTGCTGTGTGGGCAGGCGTTACATTTTCCAGACCACTAGGGTTGGGGGCGCCGGTGATCGAGGCGGCACTGTCCAGATCGGGCGCTTGGTTGGTTCTCAGAGATCAAATCTTTCCCGCTGCGATAGTCGGGATCGCAAGTGGCGGCGTACTGCTGGTCGCCCAGCGCATGAGCCCCGATGAACTTCTCGCCGTTGGCCAAACTATCACGATTCCCCTTGTTTCGAAGGTGCTCTACGGTGGAATAGTAGAAGAAGTGCTGGTCCGCTGGGGGCTGATGACAACTTTGATCTGGCTTCCTTGGCGTTTAGCGCAAAAAAAGGCAGGCCCTCCTCAAGCTAGGTACGTGGTTGGCGCAATAATTTTCTCTGCTGTGCTCTTCGGACTGGGACACCTGCCGGCTGCCGCTGCATTCATAGCAGGCGACCTGACCGCTCCCGTAGTTGCTTTCGTCATTGTTGGCAATAGCTTGCCGGGCGTGATGTTCGGATACCTATATTGGCGCTACGGAATCGAGGCGGCAATGGTGGCGCATGCTGTGGGCCATGTCGTGTTCTTTTTGGCGACAGGAGCGTAA
- the rnhA gene encoding ribonuclease HI: MSKVDIFTDGACKGNPGTGGWGALLVADGHEKEIFGGERNTTNNRMELRAVIEALSVLNRPCDVVLHTDSQYVQKGISEWIHGWKARGWKTASKEPVKNEDLWKALDLAQHQHKVEWKWVRGHNGHPGNERADVLANRGVETVR, encoded by the coding sequence ATGAGTAAAGTGGATATTTTTACGGATGGCGCCTGCAAGGGCAATCCGGGCACGGGCGGCTGGGGTGCCTTGCTGGTGGCCGATGGGCACGAGAAGGAAATCTTTGGCGGCGAGCGCAACACGACCAACAACCGCATGGAGCTGCGCGCCGTCATCGAAGCACTAAGCGTGCTTAACCGTCCATGCGATGTGGTGCTCCATACCGACAGCCAGTACGTACAAAAAGGGATTTCGGAATGGATCCACGGCTGGAAAGCGCGCGGCTGGAAAACCGCGTCCAAGGAGCCGGTCAAGAACGAAGACCTGTGGAAGGCGCTTGACCTGGCCCAGCACCAGCACAAGGTGGAATGGAAGTGGGTACGGGGTCACAACGGCCACCCGGGCAATGAACGGGCCGACGTGCTCGCCAACCGCGGGGTCGAGACAGTTCGCTAA
- a CDS encoding class I SAM-dependent methyltransferase, with the protein MDSAASEKSIIALDDWLQTPAGVYVRAWEQACLDELTADIFGFNAIQIGLPQLDALAANRMPNKWQAATRTSSAQLLLSRAGSSQIAVALDFEELPFASQSLDLVVLPHVLEFAAEPHQVLREVERVLIPEGQVIICGFNPASLWGARQGLGRLVRSPYLPSAGEFISMPRMKDWLKLLNLRVGGSHFGCYAPPCRSERWINRFAFMEQAGQRWWPYLGAVYMVHAVKRVKGMTMIGPAWNKKAGAARQAVPATNRK; encoded by the coding sequence ATGGACAGTGCAGCGTCCGAGAAGTCCATTATAGCGCTCGACGACTGGCTGCAAACGCCGGCCGGGGTGTACGTGCGGGCTTGGGAGCAGGCTTGCCTGGACGAGCTGACGGCCGACATTTTCGGCTTCAATGCCATCCAGATCGGGCTGCCGCAGCTCGATGCGCTGGCGGCCAACCGCATGCCCAACAAGTGGCAGGCGGCCACGCGCACGTCCAGCGCGCAATTGCTGCTCTCGCGCGCCGGCAGTAGCCAGATTGCCGTGGCGCTCGATTTTGAAGAGCTGCCATTCGCCTCGCAAAGCCTGGACCTGGTGGTGTTGCCGCACGTGCTTGAATTCGCGGCCGAACCGCACCAGGTGCTGCGCGAAGTCGAGCGCGTGCTCATTCCCGAAGGGCAGGTGATCATTTGCGGCTTCAATCCCGCCAGCCTGTGGGGGGCGCGCCAGGGCCTGGGGCGGCTGGTGCGCTCGCCGTATCTGCCCTCAGCAGGGGAATTCATCTCTATGCCGCGCATGAAAGACTGGTTAAAATTGCTCAATCTCCGGGTCGGCGGCAGTCATTTTGGCTGCTACGCACCACCTTGCCGCAGCGAGCGGTGGATCAATCGCTTCGCCTTCATGGAGCAGGCGGGACAGCGCTGGTGGCCCTACCTGGGCGCGGTGTACATGGTGCACGCGGTCAAGCGGGTCAAGGGCATGACCATGATCGGCCCGGCATGGAACAAGAAGGCGGGGGCGGCACGCCAGGCCGTGCCTGCCACCAATCGCAAATAG